The Amblyomma americanum isolate KBUSLIRL-KWMA chromosome 3, ASM5285725v1, whole genome shotgun sequence genome window below encodes:
- the LOC144123893 gene encoding 52 kDa repressor of the inhibitor of the protein kinase-like: MSLRHVKKRCSVVHCDSVDSTIGVTLHRFPLDFHRCRAWAQFCRNVSLEKKAPSQLRELRICSRHFEPSVYLTSGRLRHDALPTRASIAGNFCYQTFKAFAALEMLGFVKK; this comes from the exons atgagcttgcggcatgtgaagaaacgatgctccgtggtacactgcgacagcgtggatagtaccattggtgtcacgctacaccgattcccgctggactttcacag gtgccgagcgtgggcgcagttctgccgcaacgtcagcctggagaagaaggcgccgtcgcagctacgagaactcaggatttgctcgaggcacttcgaaccatctgtgtatctgacgtcaggaaggctgcgacacgatgctttgcctactcgagcaagcattgccggtaatttttgttatcaaacttttaaggcattcgccgctcttgaaatgttaggttttgtgaaaaaatga